A genomic segment from Coleofasciculus chthonoplastes PCC 7420 encodes:
- a CDS encoding deaminase domain-containing protein → MKNNNFAGWEDLQARAADIRQKYLKKPIGKGNVAIADVHLSNNVAFCAGATSRAKSPIPIPPPKSQGGQFEPSLDSRTRRLMNTDAEYKILSAIAETLERSYDLEIEGSLYLYTELQPCESCNDVLRQFKDKFPNINVDVFWDYPYP, encoded by the coding sequence GTGAAAAATAACAATTTTGCAGGATGGGAGGACTTACAAGCCAGGGCTGCTGACATCCGGCAGAAATACCTAAAAAAACCCATAGGTAAAGGTAATGTTGCGATTGCTGATGTACATCTCTCTAATAATGTAGCCTTCTGTGCTGGAGCAACTTCTAGAGCCAAAAGCCCTATTCCTATACCACCACCTAAATCACAAGGAGGACAGTTCGAGCCATCTCTCGACTCCCGTACTCGCCGCCTTATGAACACTGACGCTGAGTACAAAATCCTGTCAGCAATTGCTGAGACTCTTGAGAGGTCTTATGATCTTGAAATAGAGGGTAGCCTCTATCTCTATACTGAGTTACAGCCATGCGAAAGCTGCAACGACGTTCTGAGACAATTCAAAGACAAATTTCCCAATATAAACGTTGATGTCTTTTGGGATTATCCATATCCATAA
- a CDS encoding XRE family transcriptional regulator, with the protein MTTNPYIGSSLDNLLEEDGILDEVEAIALKRVLAWQISQAMQERGLTKTEMAQQMHTVCRMR; encoded by the coding sequence ATGACTACCAATCCTTATATCGGTTCTTCACTTGACAATCTCCTCGAAGAAGACGGAATACTTGACGAAGTAGAAGCAATTGCACTTAAGCGGGTTCTCGCTTGGCAAATTTCTCAGGCAATGCAAGAAAGAGGACTCACCAAAACAGAAATGGCTCAACAGATGCACACAGTTTGTAGGATGCGTTAG
- the psb34 gene encoding photosystem II assembly protein Psb34 codes for MYTRDERGILNNYASEPQMYFADYPSVEQQRNYLLQGGIATLLVSALMLTALAVS; via the coding sequence ATGTATACCCGCGACGAAAGAGGAATTCTCAACAACTACGCCAGCGAACCTCAAATGTATTTCGCTGATTACCCCAGTGTGGAACAACAGCGTAACTATCTGTTACAGGGAGGAATCGCCACATTATTAGTTAGCGCATTAATGTTAACCGCATTAGCTGTCAGCTAA
- a CDS encoding photosystem II protein, Psb35-related, with product MTILIALFIIGWVAAAVLGTLAYFRGEQRKPIHDRNWRSESFEQLAQSITGTEIDYTERTPAYRMDAYSSANLPS from the coding sequence ATGACTATATTAATCGCACTATTTATTATCGGCTGGGTTGCAGCAGCAGTTTTAGGAACCCTCGCTTACTTCCGAGGAGAGCAAAGAAAGCCGATTCACGATCGCAACTGGCGTTCTGAATCATTTGAGCAGTTAGCCCAATCCATTACAGGGACTGAGATTGACTACACCGAGCGCACCCCAGCTTATCGGATGGATGCCTATTCCAGCGCCAATCTCCCGTCCTAG
- the psbA gene encoding photosystem II q(b) protein → MTTTLQRRESASLWDRFCEWVTSTENRLYVGWFGVLMIPTLLTATTCFIIAFIAAPPVDIDGIREPVAGSLLYGNNIISGAVVPSSNAIGLHFYPIWEAASLDEWLYNGGPYQLVAFHFLIGVFAYMGREWELSYRLGMRPWICVAYSAPVAAATAVFLIYPIGQGSFSDGMPLGISGTFNFMFVFQAEHNILMHPFHMLGVAGVFGGALFSAMHGSLVTSSLVRETTEVESQNYGYKFGQEEETYNIVAAHGYFGRLIFQYASFNNSRSLHFFLGAWPVVGIWFTALGISTMAFNLNGFNFNQSILDSQGRVVNTWADVLNRANLGFEVMHERNAHNFPLDLAAGETTPVALTAPSING, encoded by the coding sequence ATGACAACTACATTACAACGTCGCGAATCCGCATCCTTGTGGGATCGGTTCTGCGAGTGGGTCACCTCCACCGAAAACCGCCTCTATGTAGGCTGGTTTGGTGTACTGATGATCCCCACTCTCTTAACCGCCACCACCTGCTTCATCATCGCCTTCATCGCCGCTCCCCCCGTGGACATCGATGGAATCCGCGAGCCTGTTGCTGGAAGCTTACTGTACGGTAACAACATCATCTCTGGTGCTGTTGTTCCTTCCTCCAACGCCATCGGCTTGCACTTCTATCCCATCTGGGAAGCTGCTTCCTTAGATGAGTGGCTTTACAACGGTGGTCCTTACCAGTTGGTAGCTTTCCACTTCCTCATTGGCGTCTTCGCCTACATGGGTCGTGAGTGGGAACTCTCCTACCGCTTAGGTATGCGTCCTTGGATCTGCGTAGCTTACAGCGCACCTGTAGCAGCAGCCACCGCCGTGTTCCTCATCTACCCCATCGGTCAAGGTTCATTCTCCGATGGAATGCCTCTGGGCATCTCTGGAACCTTCAACTTCATGTTCGTGTTCCAAGCTGAGCACAACATCCTGATGCACCCCTTCCACATGCTCGGTGTGGCTGGCGTATTCGGCGGTGCCTTGTTCAGCGCCATGCACGGTTCCTTGGTCACCAGCTCTCTGGTACGTGAAACCACCGAAGTTGAATCCCAGAACTACGGCTACAAGTTCGGTCAAGAAGAAGAAACCTACAACATCGTTGCCGCTCACGGCTACTTTGGTCGGTTAATCTTCCAATATGCTTCCTTCAACAACAGCCGTTCTCTGCACTTCTTCTTAGGTGCATGGCCCGTGGTTGGTATCTGGTTCACAGCACTGGGTATCAGCACCATGGCTTTCAACCTCAACGGATTCAACTTTAACCAGTCAATCCTGGATTCCCAAGGTCGTGTAGTCAACACCTGGGCAGACGTACTCAACCGCGCCAACTTAGGTTTTGAAGTTATGCACGAGCGCAACGCTCACAACTTCCCCTTAGACTTGGCGGCTGGTGAAACCACCCCGGTCGCATTGACTGCTCCTAGCATCAACGGCTAA
- a CDS encoding tyrosine-type recombinase/integrase — protein MSVTSCGKSNSEKILSSPFNSVMDGSLSTSINDSWLSQSQDDLIFMLLQDKRSPHTRAAYGKDLRNFFFVVANTPEPTPQIVIEFLSLDRFAAVSLVLKYKAFLLEQGLMPATVNRRLAAIKSLVKFARKIGRCNYSLEDIEGERNRAYRDTTGIDIKAFKRVLMECDRSTKKGLRDYAILHLLWSNALRRSEVVSLDVKDFEPNNKTLTILGKGQASRQVISISEATTQAILAWLNERNCVDPKAPLFVAVSYNKRGNRLTGEALRQLVCLYCKKAGISKQMSPHRIRHSSITHALDVTGDVRKVQGLSRHVKLETLMIYDDNRQNLQGEVSELLSDALE, from the coding sequence ATGAGCGTAACATCTTGTGGAAAGAGTAATTCTGAAAAAATTTTGTCGAGTCCTTTTAACTCAGTAATGGACGGTTCCCTTTCAACATCGATTAATGATTCCTGGCTGTCTCAATCCCAAGATGATTTAATCTTTATGCTACTACAAGATAAGCGATCTCCCCATACACGGGCGGCTTATGGAAAAGACTTGAGAAACTTCTTTTTTGTAGTAGCTAATACCCCCGAACCAACACCACAGATTGTCATTGAGTTTTTATCCTTGGATAGGTTTGCGGCTGTGTCTTTGGTGCTTAAATATAAGGCTTTTCTGTTAGAGCAGGGGTTGATGCCAGCAACCGTCAATAGGCGATTGGCGGCGATTAAGTCTTTGGTTAAGTTTGCCCGGAAGATAGGACGCTGTAACTATAGCCTGGAAGATATTGAGGGGGAAAGAAATCGAGCCTATCGGGATACTACGGGCATTGATATCAAAGCGTTTAAGCGGGTTTTGATGGAGTGCGATCGCTCGACCAAAAAAGGATTGAGAGATTATGCTATCCTACACCTGCTCTGGTCTAATGCGCTAAGGCGTAGTGAGGTAGTGAGTCTTGATGTTAAGGACTTTGAGCCAAATAATAAGACGCTGACTATCCTGGGTAAAGGTCAAGCCTCACGACAGGTTATTAGTATCTCAGAAGCGACGACACAAGCAATCCTGGCTTGGTTAAATGAGAGAAATTGCGTTGACCCTAAGGCGCCTTTATTTGTGGCAGTGAGTTATAACAAACGCGGCAACCGCCTAACGGGTGAGGCACTGCGGCAATTGGTTTGTCTTTATTGCAAAAAAGCAGGGATAAGTAAACAGATGAGTCCTCACCGCATCCGACATTCCAGTATTACCCATGCTTTAGATGTTACGGGGGATGTCCGCAAAGTCCAGGGGTTGAGTCGCCATGTCAAGCTGGAAACTCTGATGATTTATGACGATAATCGCCAGAATTTGCAGGGGGAGGTATCTGAGCTTTTGTCCGATGCTTTGGAATGA